From the genome of Alicyclobacillus sp. SO9:
CTGTGTACGGGACGATTGCCAGCCAGTTTAACGATCCAGGCACAAACATCCTCTACCGCAAACTCATTGACACCGTGAACGACAAAATGGGGTTAGCGTGGTCGAGCAGTTGGCCTGAGTTGGATAAGCGACAGAGTAAGACAGCCATTATTCCCGGTGAACGAGTTACTTATCTGCTGGACATTGTGAAGACCGTTCACGGTTACCGTCAGAATGCAGAGGATACAGCCGAGCAGGCTCGCAAAGCCTACCAGCTGCAGGGTACGCTGGAGCAGTTGAAGGCGTCTGAGAATGCTTCTGGGAATGCGTCTGAGCCAACCGTCGAGAAAACAACAGAGGCGCTGTCTGCGGTTGAATTCCTGTACAACGAACTGTGGAGTAAGCTGGATGACGAGGCTAAGGGAATTTTGAACGGATGGGAAGAAAAACGCAAAATTTACGCTGCCGATGAGCTTGTCACAAAGGTACGCGACAAGGAAATTCGCTCACCCCTCTTTACCACGTCTTTGTCCGGCTCACGAATTCCAAAAATCTCCCTTCCGAAATACAAGGACTGGGGCGACATTGTGCTTTGGAACCTGCTGGAAAACGTGCCTGGCGAGTTCCCGTATACGGCAGGGGTCTTCCCTTTGAAACGGAAGGAAGAAGAGCCGAAACGCCAGTTTGCCGGTGAAGGAACACCGGAGCGGACCAATCGCCGTTTCCACTATTTATCTGAGAACGATCCCGCAAAACGCCTGTCCACAGCTTTTGACAGCGTCACTTTGTACGGTGAAGACCCGGACTACCGCCCGGACATCTACGGCAAGGTGGGAGAGAGCGGCGTCAGCATTTGTTCGTTGGATGATATGAAGAAGCTCTATGCAGGCTTTGACTTGTGTGCACCGTCCACAAGTGTTTCCATGACCATCAACGGACCCGCTCCGATGATTCTGGCCATGTTTATGAATACGGCCATCAGTCAGCAGGTGGAAAAGTTTGAACAGGAGCAGGGCCGCAAAGCGACGGCTGAAGAATACCAGCAAATCAAGGAGAAGACGCTGCAAACGGTTCGCGGTACCGTCCAGGCGGATATTCTTAAGGAAGACCAGGGTCAGAACACCTGCATCTTCTCCACAGAGTTCGCACTGCGCATGATGGGAGATATTCAGCAGTATTTTATTGACCACAAGGTCCGCAACTACTACTCCGTCAGCATCAGCGGCTATCACATTGCTGAAGCAGGTGCCAACCCGATTTCACAGTTGGCATTCACTTTGGCCAATGCCTTCACCTATGTGGAGTATTATCTCAGCCGCGGCATGAGCGTCGATGCGTTTGCCCCCAATCTGTCCTTTTTCTTCAGTAATGGGATGGATCCCGAATACACCGTCATTGGCCGCGTCGCACGCCGCATTTGGTCTGTTGTCATGCGTGACAAGTACGGCGCTAATCCGCGCAGCCAAAAGCTGAAGTATCACATTCAAACCTCCGGCCGCTCCTTGCACGCGCAGGAAATCGATTTTAACGATATCAGGACAACGCTGCAGGCCCTGATTGCCATCTATGACAACTGCAACTCACTGCACACAAATGCTTACGACGAAGCCATTACGACGCCAACAGAAGAGTCTGTGCGCAGAGCCATGGCGATTCAGATGATTGTCAATCGGGAGTTTGGTCTGGCCAAGAATGAGAATCCGCTGCAGGGTGCGTTTATCGTTGAAGAATTGACCGATCTCGTTGAAGAAGCAGTCATGCAGGAATTCCTGCACATCAATGACAGAGGCGGCGTCCTTGGTGCCATGGAGACCCAGTACCAGCGCAGCAAGATTCAGGAAGAGTCCATGTACTATGAGGAATTGAAACACTCCGGTGAACTTCCCATTATCGGAGTCAATACGTTTATCAATCCCAACACACTGGCGGAAGATTACGAAGCACCGAAGCTCGAGCTTGCACGGGCTACAAAGGAAGAGAAGGAATCACAAATTAAGAACCTGCATGCCTTCCAGGATGCGCACAGCGATACTGCGGAAGAGTCGCTGCGTAAACTGCAGCAGACAGCAAGCGAAGGCGGCAACATCTTTGCGGAACTGATGGAAACAGTGCAGGTGGCCAGCCTCGGCCAGATTACTCGTGCACTGTACGAAGTGGGCGGCAAGTACCGGCGCAACATGTAAACCGTAAGAGCACCAACTGATAGAAACGAAGCGCAAAAAGCGAAAAAGCGAAAAAGCATGTGTAGAAACACACTGCAGGGCTGCTTCTAAAGCCGTTTTAGACAACGGTTTTGAAGCAGCCCGTTTTTTGTACTCATATCAGCGACAGGATTCGTGTATGCCTGTGCGCGAGTGGCGGAGGCGTTTTTGGACACACTATGCTTTGTATGATCAGCACCTGGGTTGTCATCGGGGGCACTAAGGGAGGTGAAGTTTTGGGTCAACCACAACGACATCCCTTATGGGCAGACGCCAGGTGGTTGTTGCTCATTAGTGGAATTTTCTCTTTGTCGGTGGCTTTGTCAAATACTTTTGTAAACATCTATTTGTGGAAAGTGGACAAAAGCTACATTCCAATTGGTTGGTACAATCTCGCTGTGTACGCACTGGTTCCATTTGCATTTGTGGTTGCCAGCTACATTGCAAATCGCTACTACGCTGTTGCCACACTACGCATCGGCGTACTGCTGCACGCAGGATTTTATCTCTTTGCGCTGTTTGGCGGTACACGTGCAGCTTCAGTACCTTTTTTATTGGGAATGGTGATGGGAGCCGCACAGGGTTTTTACTGGTATTCCTTCAACTTTTTGAGCCTGCGAGTCACCAAGTCTGAAACCAGGGACAGATTCTACGGGTTAAATGGTGCCATGGTGGCCATTGCCAATATGGCTGCACCCATCTTGTCTGGGGCCATCATCTCTGGGGAGGACAAGTTTGGTCCATTGAATGGATACCACGTCATCTTCGGCGTATCTCTCATTTTATTTCTTGTGGCAACAGTGGTCAGTATCAAACTGAAGCCTCAGCCAATCTCAGGTCGACTCTCCATCTCCCAAGGTCTTCGTCTGATGAAGAAGCGGCCATGGCGGCACATCCTCACAGGATGCTACATTTACGGCTTACGGGAAGGCGTATTCCTGTTTCTGATTGGCTTGTTAATGTATATCGCTACGGGGAGCGAGCTCCGACTAGGTGAATTTTTGTTCTTGCAAAACTTCCTGTCATTTTTGTCGTTTTATCTGGTGGGAAAAATTGTTCGACCTGGAAATCGAGTTCGAGTTCTTGGTGTAGGTGCCTTAGGAATGGCCTTGGCAGCACTTATTTTTCTGCGCCCAGTTTCTGCGGCTATGATAATTGCTTATGGTGTTTCCATTGCAGTTGCACTGCCTGTTTTTATTGTTCCGCTGCAAGGGCTTGTTTTTGATACCATTAGTCGATTGGACGAAACAGGAGATCAAAACGATGAACAGTTGATTGCACGGGAAGTGGCCGAAAACGGTGGACGGGTGACGGGAATAGGTGTCTTTTTGTTGGTCATCAGTTCATCTCCGACAAGTCTGACTATATCCAGATTGGCGGTTGTCCTGGGGTTTGTCCAACTCATTACCTGGTTTGTCATTGCCATGGGACATCGTACACACCACGGCGGCAGCAAACAGTCGGGGAAGGTCCGCTGGGAGGCGCAAAATGGTGCCTTGGAAACCGGGGGGAGACAGTCCCAGCCGTAACGGGAGAGTTAGAGCAAGACGAGTTAGGGGAGTTAGGGTACTGGCGTTTGGTGCAGTCCGTTCGGTGCAGTCCGTCTGTTGCTGTCTGTTTGCCACTGGCTCGTTCCATAAAGAAAAGCAGGTGCGATGCACCTGCTTTTGCGACTCATGTCTAAGACAGACATATGAATTACTGACTTTCGAGTACGGTAACCTCGAGTCCTGTAAACTCTATCACAAAGATAGTGGCTTACTTGAAGAAATCGGCATTCTTTTGAATAAAGGATTTCTCGTCGTCTGGAACGAAGTCTTCTTGGAAAATAGCACTTACTGGGCAAACTGCTTCACAAGCACCGCAGTCGATACAGGTGTCTGGATCGATGTAGTACTGGTCTTCACCTTCATGGATACAATCCACAGGGCAAGTTTCTACGCAATCTGCAGCTTTCTCATCAATGCACGGCGATACAATTACGAATGCCACGCGTACTCCCCCTCAAACAGAAGTAGTGAAATACTAGAACAATGATATACCACGATGGGTGGCTTTTCAACACTCTTCTCTGTCATTCATTCCCTAGGAACTCTACGAATTCAACGAATTGTCATCGACTGTCACGAGCCAATTCAGACCAACCTTGTCTGAGTACGAGTC
Proteins encoded in this window:
- the icmF gene encoding fused isobutyryl-CoA mutase/GTPase IcmF, producing MKTTKQSSSNKSYKVKNAVRFVTASSLFDGHDASINIMRRIIQQLGGEVIHLGHNRSVDEIVTAAIQEDAQGIAVSSYQGGHMEFFKYMYDLLQERGASHIKVFGGGGGVIVPDEIRELESYGISKIFSPDDGRRLGLKGMIQAMVEACDFPTVTDAEGLLQELDPQHPATVAKLITFAEQKDSMDSNHYKNVFSAIRERAGHTPVLGITGTGGAGKSSLTDELVRRFLTDFEDKTVAIFSIDPSKQKTGGALLGDRIRMNAIHHPNVYMRSLATRESRSELSAAVSEAIEIARYAGYDLIIVETSGIGQGDADIVSVSDVSMYVMTAEFGAPSQLEKIDMLDYADLVAINKFDRRGSEDALRHVRKQMQRNGEDFSKKVEDMPVYGTIASQFNDPGTNILYRKLIDTVNDKMGLAWSSSWPELDKRQSKTAIIPGERVTYLLDIVKTVHGYRQNAEDTAEQARKAYQLQGTLEQLKASENASGNASEPTVEKTTEALSAVEFLYNELWSKLDDEAKGILNGWEEKRKIYAADELVTKVRDKEIRSPLFTTSLSGSRIPKISLPKYKDWGDIVLWNLLENVPGEFPYTAGVFPLKRKEEEPKRQFAGEGTPERTNRRFHYLSENDPAKRLSTAFDSVTLYGEDPDYRPDIYGKVGESGVSICSLDDMKKLYAGFDLCAPSTSVSMTINGPAPMILAMFMNTAISQQVEKFEQEQGRKATAEEYQQIKEKTLQTVRGTVQADILKEDQGQNTCIFSTEFALRMMGDIQQYFIDHKVRNYYSVSISGYHIAEAGANPISQLAFTLANAFTYVEYYLSRGMSVDAFAPNLSFFFSNGMDPEYTVIGRVARRIWSVVMRDKYGANPRSQKLKYHIQTSGRSLHAQEIDFNDIRTTLQALIAIYDNCNSLHTNAYDEAITTPTEESVRRAMAIQMIVNREFGLAKNENPLQGAFIVEELTDLVEEAVMQEFLHINDRGGVLGAMETQYQRSKIQEESMYYEELKHSGELPIIGVNTFINPNTLAEDYEAPKLELARATKEEKESQIKNLHAFQDAHSDTAEESLRKLQQTASEGGNIFAELMETVQVASLGQITRALYEVGGKYRRNM
- a CDS encoding MFS transporter → MGQPQRHPLWADARWLLLISGIFSLSVALSNTFVNIYLWKVDKSYIPIGWYNLAVYALVPFAFVVASYIANRYYAVATLRIGVLLHAGFYLFALFGGTRAASVPFLLGMVMGAAQGFYWYSFNFLSLRVTKSETRDRFYGLNGAMVAIANMAAPILSGAIISGEDKFGPLNGYHVIFGVSLILFLVATVVSIKLKPQPISGRLSISQGLRLMKKRPWRHILTGCYIYGLREGVFLFLIGLLMYIATGSELRLGEFLFLQNFLSFLSFYLVGKIVRPGNRVRVLGVGALGMALAALIFLRPVSAAMIIAYGVSIAVALPVFIVPLQGLVFDTISRLDETGDQNDEQLIAREVAENGGRVTGIGVFLLVISSSPTSLTISRLAVVLGFVQLITWFVIAMGHRTHHGGSKQSGKVRWEAQNGALETGGRQSQP
- a CDS encoding ferredoxin family protein, whose translation is MAFVIVSPCIDEKAADCVETCPVDCIHEGEDQYYIDPDTCIDCGACEAVCPVSAIFQEDFVPDDEKSFIQKNADFFK